A window of Mycolicibacterium madagascariense genomic DNA:
GCGCCCTGGCGATGGCCTCCGCGAGCTCGCGCGGCTGCAGCGCGGGCAGATCACCTTGCAGGACGCCGACGTTGGGCGTATCGGCCCGGATGGCGGCCTCGGTCACCGCGATCGCGTTGTTCAGCGGATCGGGGTGATCCGCCGGGGTGGGGTCGACGTGGACCCGCGCGCCGAGTTCGCGCACGGCCTCGGCCGCCACGGCGTCCGGGGTGACGACGGTGATCGTCCGCACCGCGATCACCGACGAGGCGGCGGTGATGGTGTCGACGAGCATCGCGAGGACGACGGCCTCGCGGCTCTCCGGCTCGAACGCCGGGGTGAGCCGCGTCTTGGCCGCGCTCAGCCGCTTCACCGCGATGATCAACCCGACATCGCCCTCGCCCGCGGGCGCCGCGGAGCTCCCCGAGGCTCCCGGGGCTGTGGTGCGCTCGCCG
This region includes:
- the cofC gene encoding 2-phospho-L-lactate guanylyltransferase — its product is MSGERTTAPGASGSSAAPAGEGDVGLIIAVKRLSAAKTRLTPAFEPESREAVVLAMLVDTITAASSVIAVRTITVVTPDAVAAEAVRELGARVHVDPTPADHPDPLNNAIAVTEAAIRADTPNVGVLQGDLPALQPRELAEAIARARRHRRSFVSDRHGTGTSALFAFGVPLAPSFGTNSAGRHRDSGAVELTGAWPGLRCDIDTPDDLATALGLGVGAVTKNTVGGT